From one Lycium barbarum isolate Lr01 chromosome 6, ASM1917538v2, whole genome shotgun sequence genomic stretch:
- the LOC132598951 gene encoding BTB/POZ domain-containing protein NPY2-like isoform X2, with protein MKFMKLGSKPDTFQTDGNNVRYIASDLASDIAVNVGDVKFHLHKFPLLSKSASLQKLVSNASEGNCDEVNIHDIPGGPSAFEICAKFCYGMTVTLNAYNVIAARCAAEYLGMHESIEKGNLIYKIDVFLNSSIFRSWKDSIIVLQTTKSQSRLCEELKLISHCVDAVASKASVDVSKVDWSYTYNRKKLPEENGNDPNLNGIRSRMVPKDWWVEDLCELEVDIYKRVVITIKNRGIVSSEVIGEAAKAYAYRRFPGFSKGVFQFNDVSKCRPILDAVVWLLPSEKGSVSCSFLLKLLKASISLDSGETVKAELVKRIGQQLEEASVNDLLIRAADGEGTLYDAHVVQKILEAFMMRDKDSEPQLEDGDEIQEVRKPGILSEASKLMVAKLVDGYLTEIAKDHNLPLSTFVGLAEMTSNFPRPGHDGLYRAIDMYLKDHPGISKSERKRICKLMDCKKLSVDACMHAVQNERLPLRVVVQVLFFEQVRANASSGSSTPDLPKAIRDLNSASYGSSRTTTTNTEEDWDTAASAEELRALRGELAALRMGNGGTNDKVNGGDAKSHADRAAMSKMKGLLMSKRLFSKIWSNKGGGQGENSGSDSSESLGSANLEEAKSTPSRKGRHSVS; from the exons ATGAAGTTCATGAAACTTGGATCCAAGCCTGATACCTTTCAGACAGATGGGAACAATGTCAG ATATATTGCTTCAGATTTGGCCTCGGACATCGCGGTTAATGTCGGAGATGTCAAGTTTCATCTTCACAAG TTTCCTCTTCTGTCCAAGAGTGCAAGTTTGCAAAAGCTGGTTTCTAATGCAAGTGAAGGGAATTGCGACGAAGTCAACATTCATGACATTCCTGGAGGACCTAGTGCTTTTGAAATATGTGCCAAGTTTTGTTACGGAATGACTGTTACACTGAATGCTTATAATGTTATTGCAGCAAGGTGTGCTGCTGAGTATCTGGGTATGCATGAAAGTATTGAGAAAGGAAATCTTATTTACAAGATTGATGTTTTCCTGAACTCGAGCATTTTCCGGAGCTGGAAAGATTCAATAATTGTTCTTCAGACTACTAAGTCCCAATCCCGCTTGTGTGAAGAACTGAAATTGATCAGCCACTGCGTTGATGCTGTAGCATCTAAGGCTTCTGTTGATGTTTCCAAGGTGGATTGGTCCTATACCTATAATCGAAAAAAGCTTCCCGAGGAGAATGGAAATGATCCTAACTTGAATGGAATTAGAAGCCGCATGGTACCAAAAGATTGGTGGGTTGAGGACTTATGTGAGCTTGAAGTAGATATATATAAGCGGGTAGTTATCACCATAAAAAACAGAGGGATTGTTTCTTCTGAAGTAATTGGAGAAGCTGCCAAAGCTTATGCATATAGAAGGTTTCCAGGCTTTAGTAAAGGTGTCTTCCAATTCAATGATGTCTCCAAATGTCGCCCGATATTGGATGCTGTGGTATGGCTATTGCCCTCTGAGAAAGGTAGCGTCTCTTGTAGTTTCTTGTTAAAATTGCTAAAAGCATCAATTTCACTTGACTCTGGAGAAACGGTGAAGGCAGAACTAGTAAAAAGAATAGGACAGCAATTGGAGGAGGCTTCCGTGAATGATCTTTTGATTCGAGCTGCAGATGGGGAAGGAACCCTGTATGATGCCCATGTGGTCCAGAAAATACTAGAAGCGTTTATGATGAGAGATAAGGATTCTGAACCACAGCTGGAAGATGGAGATGAAATTCAGGAGGTCCGTAAGCCAGGGATTTTATCAGAAGCTTCAAAACTGATGGTAGCAAAGCTAGTAGATGGATATCTTACCGAAATTGCAAAAGATCATAATCTCCCTTTGTCGACATTTGTTGGTCTGGCAGAGATGACATCCAATTTCCCTCGACCAGGTCACGATGGTCTATATCGTGCAATTGATATGTACCTTAAG GACCACCCTGGAATCAGCAAGAGCGAGAGGAAGAGAATTTGTAAGCTGATGGACTGCAAGAAGCTCTCGGTGGATGCTTGTATGCATGCTGTGCAAAATGAGAGGCTTCCCCTTCGTGTTGTTGTACAAGTACTCTTTTTCGAGCAAGTCAGGGCTAACGCCTCATCTGGGAGCAGTACTCCGGATCTGCCCAAAGCAATTAGGGACCTTAACAGTGCTTCATATGGAAGTTCAAGAACTACAACAACTAATACGGAAGAAGATTGGGATACTGCAGCCTCTGCAGAAGAACTCAGGGCTTTGAGAGGCGAGCTGGCAGCCTTACGAATGGGAAATGGAGGAACGAATGACAAAGTTAATGGTGGTGATGCCAAGAGCCATGCAGATAGAGCTGCCATGAGTAAAATGAAAGGATTGCTCATGTCGAAGAGGCTCTTTTCGAAAATCTGGTCGAACAAAGGGGGCGGACAAGGGGAGAATAGTGGCTCAGATTCTTCCGAGAGTCTTGGATCTGCTAACTTGGAAGAAGCTAAGTCCACACCTTCAAGAAAAGGAAGGCATTCAGTTTCTTAG
- the LOC132598951 gene encoding BTB/POZ domain-containing protein NPY2-like isoform X1, protein MLSLVKYLSKPIKIHQYCAVHEKYIASDLASDIAVNVGDVKFHLHKFPLLSKSASLQKLVSNASEGNCDEVNIHDIPGGPSAFEICAKFCYGMTVTLNAYNVIAARCAAEYLGMHESIEKGNLIYKIDVFLNSSIFRSWKDSIIVLQTTKSQSRLCEELKLISHCVDAVASKASVDVSKVDWSYTYNRKKLPEENGNDPNLNGIRSRMVPKDWWVEDLCELEVDIYKRVVITIKNRGIVSSEVIGEAAKAYAYRRFPGFSKGVFQFNDVSKCRPILDAVVWLLPSEKGSVSCSFLLKLLKASISLDSGETVKAELVKRIGQQLEEASVNDLLIRAADGEGTLYDAHVVQKILEAFMMRDKDSEPQLEDGDEIQEVRKPGILSEASKLMVAKLVDGYLTEIAKDHNLPLSTFVGLAEMTSNFPRPGHDGLYRAIDMYLKDHPGISKSERKRICKLMDCKKLSVDACMHAVQNERLPLRVVVQVLFFEQVRANASSGSSTPDLPKAIRDLNSASYGSSRTTTTNTEEDWDTAASAEELRALRGELAALRMGNGGTNDKVNGGDAKSHADRAAMSKMKGLLMSKRLFSKIWSNKGGGQGENSGSDSSESLGSANLEEAKSTPSRKGRHSVS, encoded by the exons ATGCTGTCTTTGGTGAAATACCTCAGCAAACCTATAAAAATCCATCAGTATTGTGCAGTACATGAAAA ATATATTGCTTCAGATTTGGCCTCGGACATCGCGGTTAATGTCGGAGATGTCAAGTTTCATCTTCACAAG TTTCCTCTTCTGTCCAAGAGTGCAAGTTTGCAAAAGCTGGTTTCTAATGCAAGTGAAGGGAATTGCGACGAAGTCAACATTCATGACATTCCTGGAGGACCTAGTGCTTTTGAAATATGTGCCAAGTTTTGTTACGGAATGACTGTTACACTGAATGCTTATAATGTTATTGCAGCAAGGTGTGCTGCTGAGTATCTGGGTATGCATGAAAGTATTGAGAAAGGAAATCTTATTTACAAGATTGATGTTTTCCTGAACTCGAGCATTTTCCGGAGCTGGAAAGATTCAATAATTGTTCTTCAGACTACTAAGTCCCAATCCCGCTTGTGTGAAGAACTGAAATTGATCAGCCACTGCGTTGATGCTGTAGCATCTAAGGCTTCTGTTGATGTTTCCAAGGTGGATTGGTCCTATACCTATAATCGAAAAAAGCTTCCCGAGGAGAATGGAAATGATCCTAACTTGAATGGAATTAGAAGCCGCATGGTACCAAAAGATTGGTGGGTTGAGGACTTATGTGAGCTTGAAGTAGATATATATAAGCGGGTAGTTATCACCATAAAAAACAGAGGGATTGTTTCTTCTGAAGTAATTGGAGAAGCTGCCAAAGCTTATGCATATAGAAGGTTTCCAGGCTTTAGTAAAGGTGTCTTCCAATTCAATGATGTCTCCAAATGTCGCCCGATATTGGATGCTGTGGTATGGCTATTGCCCTCTGAGAAAGGTAGCGTCTCTTGTAGTTTCTTGTTAAAATTGCTAAAAGCATCAATTTCACTTGACTCTGGAGAAACGGTGAAGGCAGAACTAGTAAAAAGAATAGGACAGCAATTGGAGGAGGCTTCCGTGAATGATCTTTTGATTCGAGCTGCAGATGGGGAAGGAACCCTGTATGATGCCCATGTGGTCCAGAAAATACTAGAAGCGTTTATGATGAGAGATAAGGATTCTGAACCACAGCTGGAAGATGGAGATGAAATTCAGGAGGTCCGTAAGCCAGGGATTTTATCAGAAGCTTCAAAACTGATGGTAGCAAAGCTAGTAGATGGATATCTTACCGAAATTGCAAAAGATCATAATCTCCCTTTGTCGACATTTGTTGGTCTGGCAGAGATGACATCCAATTTCCCTCGACCAGGTCACGATGGTCTATATCGTGCAATTGATATGTACCTTAAG GACCACCCTGGAATCAGCAAGAGCGAGAGGAAGAGAATTTGTAAGCTGATGGACTGCAAGAAGCTCTCGGTGGATGCTTGTATGCATGCTGTGCAAAATGAGAGGCTTCCCCTTCGTGTTGTTGTACAAGTACTCTTTTTCGAGCAAGTCAGGGCTAACGCCTCATCTGGGAGCAGTACTCCGGATCTGCCCAAAGCAATTAGGGACCTTAACAGTGCTTCATATGGAAGTTCAAGAACTACAACAACTAATACGGAAGAAGATTGGGATACTGCAGCCTCTGCAGAAGAACTCAGGGCTTTGAGAGGCGAGCTGGCAGCCTTACGAATGGGAAATGGAGGAACGAATGACAAAGTTAATGGTGGTGATGCCAAGAGCCATGCAGATAGAGCTGCCATGAGTAAAATGAAAGGATTGCTCATGTCGAAGAGGCTCTTTTCGAAAATCTGGTCGAACAAAGGGGGCGGACAAGGGGAGAATAGTGGCTCAGATTCTTCCGAGAGTCTTGGATCTGCTAACTTGGAAGAAGCTAAGTCCACACCTTCAAGAAAAGGAAGGCATTCAGTTTCTTAG
- the LOC132598951 gene encoding BTB/POZ domain-containing protein NPY2-like isoform X3: protein MTVTLNAYNVIAARCAAEYLGMHESIEKGNLIYKIDVFLNSSIFRSWKDSIIVLQTTKSQSRLCEELKLISHCVDAVASKASVDVSKVDWSYTYNRKKLPEENGNDPNLNGIRSRMVPKDWWVEDLCELEVDIYKRVVITIKNRGIVSSEVIGEAAKAYAYRRFPGFSKGVFQFNDVSKCRPILDAVVWLLPSEKGSVSCSFLLKLLKASISLDSGETVKAELVKRIGQQLEEASVNDLLIRAADGEGTLYDAHVVQKILEAFMMRDKDSEPQLEDGDEIQEVRKPGILSEASKLMVAKLVDGYLTEIAKDHNLPLSTFVGLAEMTSNFPRPGHDGLYRAIDMYLKDHPGISKSERKRICKLMDCKKLSVDACMHAVQNERLPLRVVVQVLFFEQVRANASSGSSTPDLPKAIRDLNSASYGSSRTTTTNTEEDWDTAASAEELRALRGELAALRMGNGGTNDKVNGGDAKSHADRAAMSKMKGLLMSKRLFSKIWSNKGGGQGENSGSDSSESLGSANLEEAKSTPSRKGRHSVS from the exons ATGACTGTTACACTGAATGCTTATAATGTTATTGCAGCAAGGTGTGCTGCTGAGTATCTGGGTATGCATGAAAGTATTGAGAAAGGAAATCTTATTTACAAGATTGATGTTTTCCTGAACTCGAGCATTTTCCGGAGCTGGAAAGATTCAATAATTGTTCTTCAGACTACTAAGTCCCAATCCCGCTTGTGTGAAGAACTGAAATTGATCAGCCACTGCGTTGATGCTGTAGCATCTAAGGCTTCTGTTGATGTTTCCAAGGTGGATTGGTCCTATACCTATAATCGAAAAAAGCTTCCCGAGGAGAATGGAAATGATCCTAACTTGAATGGAATTAGAAGCCGCATGGTACCAAAAGATTGGTGGGTTGAGGACTTATGTGAGCTTGAAGTAGATATATATAAGCGGGTAGTTATCACCATAAAAAACAGAGGGATTGTTTCTTCTGAAGTAATTGGAGAAGCTGCCAAAGCTTATGCATATAGAAGGTTTCCAGGCTTTAGTAAAGGTGTCTTCCAATTCAATGATGTCTCCAAATGTCGCCCGATATTGGATGCTGTGGTATGGCTATTGCCCTCTGAGAAAGGTAGCGTCTCTTGTAGTTTCTTGTTAAAATTGCTAAAAGCATCAATTTCACTTGACTCTGGAGAAACGGTGAAGGCAGAACTAGTAAAAAGAATAGGACAGCAATTGGAGGAGGCTTCCGTGAATGATCTTTTGATTCGAGCTGCAGATGGGGAAGGAACCCTGTATGATGCCCATGTGGTCCAGAAAATACTAGAAGCGTTTATGATGAGAGATAAGGATTCTGAACCACAGCTGGAAGATGGAGATGAAATTCAGGAGGTCCGTAAGCCAGGGATTTTATCAGAAGCTTCAAAACTGATGGTAGCAAAGCTAGTAGATGGATATCTTACCGAAATTGCAAAAGATCATAATCTCCCTTTGTCGACATTTGTTGGTCTGGCAGAGATGACATCCAATTTCCCTCGACCAGGTCACGATGGTCTATATCGTGCAATTGATATGTACCTTAAG GACCACCCTGGAATCAGCAAGAGCGAGAGGAAGAGAATTTGTAAGCTGATGGACTGCAAGAAGCTCTCGGTGGATGCTTGTATGCATGCTGTGCAAAATGAGAGGCTTCCCCTTCGTGTTGTTGTACAAGTACTCTTTTTCGAGCAAGTCAGGGCTAACGCCTCATCTGGGAGCAGTACTCCGGATCTGCCCAAAGCAATTAGGGACCTTAACAGTGCTTCATATGGAAGTTCAAGAACTACAACAACTAATACGGAAGAAGATTGGGATACTGCAGCCTCTGCAGAAGAACTCAGGGCTTTGAGAGGCGAGCTGGCAGCCTTACGAATGGGAAATGGAGGAACGAATGACAAAGTTAATGGTGGTGATGCCAAGAGCCATGCAGATAGAGCTGCCATGAGTAAAATGAAAGGATTGCTCATGTCGAAGAGGCTCTTTTCGAAAATCTGGTCGAACAAAGGGGGCGGACAAGGGGAGAATAGTGGCTCAGATTCTTCCGAGAGTCTTGGATCTGCTAACTTGGAAGAAGCTAAGTCCACACCTTCAAGAAAAGGAAGGCATTCAGTTTCTTAG
- the LOC132598952 gene encoding LOB domain-containing protein 37-like produces MSCNGCRILRKGCNENCILRQSLQGIESSHAQGNATVFVAKFFGRAGLMSFLSSVPESQRPALFQSLLFEACGRTVNPVHGAVGLLWTGNWHVCQSAVETVLKGGVLRPSPEYTASPELDSSSEANNVDLFRSQSSNFRSKRKVIDDVAEDLDLGLTTSGYGKMHRRTEKRRARTPSLNSDESDTTTLESGFVYQQNLQQGHETKLLRLFF; encoded by the exons ATGAGTTGCAACGGCTGTCGAATTCTACGGAAAGGTTGCAATGAGAATTGCATACTCAGACAGAGTTTACAGGGCATTGAAAGCTCTCATGCTCAAGGCAATGCCACCGTATTTGTCGCCAAATTCTTCGGCCGTGCTGGCCTCATGTCCTTCCTCTCCTCCGTTCCCGAATCTCAACGACCAG CGTTATTTCAATCGCTCTTGTTCGAAGCGTGTGGAAGGACGGTGAATCCAGTGCACGGAGCGGTAGGGCTACTATGGACAGGTAACTGGCACGTGTGCCAATCGGCTGTTGAAACAGTGCTTAAAGGAGGCGTTTTACGGCCGTCACCGGAGTATACCGCTTCACCGGAGTTAGATTCATCATCCGAAGCAAACAACGTTGATCTGTTTAGATCGCAAAGCTCAAATTTCCGATCTAAAAGGAAAGTTATTGATGACGTGGCAGAAGATCTAGATCTCGGACTTACTACATCAGGATACGGTAAAATGCACAGGCGAACGGAGAAACGAAGAGCGAGAACGCCGTCGTTGAATTCAGATGAATCTGATACGACGACGTTGGAAAGTGGATTTGTGTATCAGCAAAATTTACAACAAGGACATGAAACGAAGCTTCTTAGATTGTTcttttga